Proteins from a genomic interval of Psychrobacter fulvigenes:
- the rplD gene encoding 50S ribosomal protein L4, whose protein sequence is MDLKTVTGAAVELSDTAFGREFNEALVHQVVTAYLAGARQGTRAQKTRAEVSGGGIKPWRQKGTGRARAGSIRSPIWRGGGRAFAAKPQDWSQKVNRKMYRGAMQCILAELVRQERLILVEELSVSAPKTKELIAKLSDLNAPRALIVTKEVDENLYLAARNIPHVNVLGTNEVDPVSLIAFDKVVMTVEAAKQFEEALA, encoded by the coding sequence GTGGATTTAAAAACAGTTACAGGTGCGGCGGTTGAGCTTTCTGATACGGCATTTGGTCGTGAATTCAACGAAGCATTAGTGCATCAAGTCGTCACCGCATATCTTGCTGGTGCTCGCCAAGGTACACGTGCACAAAAAACCCGTGCCGAAGTTTCTGGCGGTGGTATTAAGCCATGGCGCCAAAAAGGTACTGGTCGCGCTCGTGCAGGCTCAATTCGTAGCCCAATCTGGCGTGGTGGTGGTCGTGCATTCGCTGCAAAACCACAAGACTGGTCACAAAAAGTAAACCGTAAAATGTACCGCGGTGCTATGCAGTGCATCCTAGCCGAATTAGTACGTCAAGAGCGTCTAATCTTGGTTGAAGAGTTGAGTGTTTCTGCACCTAAGACCAAAGAGCTGATCGCGAAGTTAAGTGATTTAAATGCACCGCGTGCATTGATCGTCACCAAAGAAGTTGACGAAAACTTATACTTAGCAGCCCGCAATATTCCACACGTCAATGTACTAGGTACAAACGAAGTGGATCCAGTGAGCTTGATCGCCTTTGATAAAGTGGTCATGACAGTCGAAGCTGCGAAACAATTTGAGGAAGCACTAGCATGA
- the rplC gene encoding 50S ribosomal protein L3: MAIGLVGKKCGMTRVFTETGASIPVTVVEVDANRITQVKNTDTDGYQAIQITTGTRRDSRVTAAQKGHFAKAGVKAGRGVWEFRANESDLEGREIGGEILADLFEEGQMVDVTGQSKGKGFQGGVKRHNFSMQDATHGNSVSHRALGSTGQNQSPGKVFKGKKMPGQMGNKRVTVQGLEVVSVDSEKGLLVIKGAIPGATGGDVIVRPSIKA, translated from the coding sequence ATGGCGATCGGTTTAGTCGGTAAAAAATGCGGCATGACCCGTGTCTTCACTGAAACAGGCGCATCTATCCCTGTTACAGTGGTTGAGGTCGATGCAAACCGCATTACTCAAGTAAAAAACACTGATACAGATGGCTATCAAGCCATCCAAATCACTACAGGTACACGTCGTGACAGCCGCGTAACAGCCGCACAAAAAGGTCACTTCGCGAAAGCTGGCGTTAAAGCTGGCCGTGGTGTTTGGGAATTTCGTGCCAATGAAAGCGATCTTGAAGGTCGTGAGATTGGCGGTGAGATCCTAGCTGACCTGTTTGAAGAAGGTCAGATGGTTGATGTCACAGGACAGAGTAAAGGTAAAGGCTTCCAAGGCGGCGTAAAGCGTCATAACTTTAGTATGCAAGACGCTACTCATGGTAACTCAGTATCTCATCGTGCCCTTGGTTCAACTGGTCAAAACCAGTCACCAGGCAAGGTGTTTAAAGGTAAAAAGATGCCGGGTCAGATGGGTAATAAGCGTGTAACCGTTCAAGGCCTAGAAGTGGTCTCGGTTGATTCAGAAAAAGGGTTACTTGTCATCAAAGGCGCTATCCCAGGTGCCACCGGTGGCGATGTTATCGTACGTCCGTCAATCAAAGCCTAA
- the rpsJ gene encoding 30S ribosomal protein S10: MANQRIRIRLKSFDHRLIDQSAQEIVDTAKRTGAQICGPVPLPTRIERFNVLTSPHVNKDARDQYEIRTHKRMVDIVQPTDKTVDALMKLDLAAGVDVQIALG; the protein is encoded by the coding sequence ATGGCTAACCAGAGAATCCGTATCCGACTCAAATCTTTTGATCATCGTCTGATTGATCAGTCGGCGCAAGAGATTGTCGATACTGCAAAGCGCACTGGTGCGCAAATTTGTGGTCCTGTACCGTTGCCGACTCGCATTGAGCGCTTCAACGTTCTAACCTCGCCACACGTCAATAAAGACGCTCGTGACCAGTACGAAATCCGTACTCACAAGCGCATGGTTGATATCGTTCAGCCTACTGACAAAACTGTGGACGCGTTGATGAAGTTAGATCTAGCGGCGGGTGTTGACGTTCAAATTGCTTTGGGTTAA
- a CDS encoding Rne/Rng family ribonuclease, which produces MSEELLINVSPMESRVAVLDNGVLGEIYIERHHKLGLVGNIYMGTVVRVLPGMQAAFVDIGQSRTAFLHVNDMQREPRPVAKNKNKSAEDLITVSDTDSDIKSEQPSADSLAPTPPVVSTQAKEMVVASKTLIQHRLHEGQRILVQVTKDQLGSKGARLTTNISLPSRYLVYLPSSDHVGISQRIDGEEERLRLKTELTSLMQTVNLQGGLIARTAAEKVPMAKLEEDIYYLVQLWRTICARRQEITHHQSSELIYQELSLPLRSIRDLVHADTEKVIIDNAQIYEQVRYFAKEFVPFVYDRIVHYTAEQSLFDVHRVEEDLRDALKRRVDLKSGGYLIIDQTEAMTTIDVNTGSFVGGRSLEDTVYKTNLEATHAIARQLRLRNLGGIIILDFIDMLEQEHKDDVLTSLQEQLAQDYAKTNITQVSELGLVEMTRKRTRESLGQQLCEPCSTCQGRGFVKTAETVCFEIFREIMRCARTYNSPKKFTVVAHAAVIDLLLTTEADTVADLEYLLGRVITFEVENLYTQEQYDIVLD; this is translated from the coding sequence ATGTCTGAAGAGCTGCTGATTAATGTCAGTCCGATGGAATCCCGTGTGGCAGTCTTGGATAATGGTGTGCTTGGTGAGATTTATATTGAGCGTCATCATAAGCTAGGCTTGGTAGGTAATATTTACATGGGTACAGTCGTGCGTGTATTACCAGGTATGCAGGCTGCTTTTGTCGATATCGGTCAATCAAGAACCGCATTTTTGCATGTCAATGATATGCAGCGTGAACCAAGGCCCGTTGCAAAAAATAAAAATAAATCAGCCGAAGACCTTATCACCGTTTCTGATACAGATTCTGATATAAAGAGTGAACAACCATCAGCTGACAGTCTGGCGCCGACACCGCCTGTTGTCAGTACCCAAGCAAAGGAAATGGTTGTTGCTAGCAAAACCTTGATTCAGCATCGCCTGCACGAAGGTCAACGTATTTTGGTGCAAGTGACAAAAGATCAATTGGGCAGTAAAGGGGCACGCTTAACCACCAATATTTCACTGCCTTCACGCTATTTGGTTTATCTACCGTCCAGCGACCACGTTGGTATCTCACAACGTATTGATGGAGAAGAGGAGCGCCTACGTCTCAAAACTGAGCTGACAAGCCTTATGCAAACAGTGAATCTGCAAGGCGGTCTGATAGCTCGTACCGCTGCTGAGAAAGTACCGATGGCTAAACTAGAAGAAGACATCTATTATCTGGTACAGCTATGGCGCACTATCTGCGCTCGTCGTCAAGAAATTACCCACCATCAAAGCTCAGAGCTTATCTATCAAGAGTTGTCACTGCCACTGCGCTCCATTCGCGACTTAGTGCATGCTGATACTGAAAAGGTCATTATCGATAACGCGCAAATCTATGAGCAAGTTCGCTACTTTGCCAAAGAGTTCGTGCCTTTCGTCTATGATCGCATTGTGCATTATACTGCTGAGCAGTCACTGTTTGATGTGCACCGCGTTGAGGAAGATCTGCGTGATGCACTTAAGCGCCGCGTGGACCTAAAGTCTGGTGGATACTTGATCATTGATCAAACAGAAGCTATGACCACCATTGATGTCAATACGGGCTCTTTTGTCGGTGGCCGCTCATTAGAAGATACCGTCTATAAGACCAATCTAGAAGCGACGCATGCGATTGCACGCCAACTGCGCTTGCGCAACTTAGGTGGAATCATCATTTTAGATTTCATTGATATGTTAGAGCAAGAGCACAAAGATGATGTGCTGACAAGTCTGCAAGAGCAGCTGGCGCAAGATTATGCTAAGACTAATATCACGCAGGTCAGCGAGCTTGGGCTGGTTGAAATGACTCGTAAGCGTACTCGTGAGTCGCTTGGTCAGCAGCTGTGCGAACCCTGCTCCACTTGTCAGGGTCGAGGGTTTGTCAAAACCGCTGAAACGGTATGCTTTGAGATATTTCGTGAAATTATGCGCTGTGCCCGTACTTATAACTCACCCAAAAAATTCACCGTCGTGGCTCATGCAGCTGTTATTGACTTATTGCTGACTACAGAGGCTGATACGGTTGCAGATTTAGAATACCTATTAGGCAGAGTGATTACTTTTGAAGTAGAAAATCTATATACTCAAGAACAATATGATATTGTATTAGACTAA
- a CDS encoding Maf family protein: MNIILASGSPRRRELLTRAQVDFTIMGVDINETPYDDEHPKDYIQRMVAAKAAAAVSQISLEFADNNSHSIIDGESFLILTADTIGVLPDGKTVLVKPTDFKHAQSMWQQMSDSTHQVWTAVQATLVSTSSLDKQTKVAGRAINNEPLPVVWQKQIIESTEVSFVPLTQAMMEGYWDSGEPTDKAGGYGIQGLAAAWVTRINGSYTNVVGLPLAQTLALIDAARDSASADEV; this comes from the coding sequence ATGAACATCATTCTTGCATCAGGCTCACCGCGTCGGCGCGAGCTACTGACGCGTGCACAAGTAGACTTCACTATCATGGGTGTTGATATAAATGAAACACCGTATGACGATGAGCATCCAAAAGATTACATTCAACGTATGGTCGCGGCCAAAGCTGCAGCTGCTGTTAGCCAGATAAGTTTAGAATTTGCAGATAATAACTCTCACAGCATAATTGATGGTGAATCGTTTCTTATTCTCACTGCTGATACGATTGGGGTGTTGCCCGATGGCAAAACGGTACTGGTTAAGCCTACAGACTTCAAGCACGCTCAAAGCATGTGGCAACAAATGTCTGACAGCACTCATCAAGTATGGACTGCTGTACAAGCTACCTTGGTCTCAACTTCATCACTTGATAAGCAGACGAAAGTTGCTGGTAGAGCCATAAACAATGAGCCATTACCAGTAGTGTGGCAAAAACAAATTATCGAAAGTACAGAAGTGAGTTTTGTGCCTTTAACACAGGCAATGATGGAAGGCTATTGGGATAGCGGCGAGCCTACCGATAAAGCAGGTGGTTACGGTATTCAAGGCTTAGCCGCAGCATGGGTGACACGTATTAATGGTAGCTACACCAATGTGGTAGGGCTACCATTGGCGCAAACACTGGCCTTGATTGATGCTGCGCGGGATAGCGCTAGCGCTGATGAGGTATAA
- the mreD gene encoding rod shape-determining protein MreD produces the protein MTNSNSEHATGILLMTIAFSFVISSSLNVYPLSPSMATLRPMVMIMVLIFWLLFQPRYVGIIIAFVIGIIADLLMDTRLGQQAFSAVIVAMVIKFSSIYIKQLNAASAWLIATIGLLAFQLTLWILQLITQSQFVAQSGLSLLMSIISWPLVLLTLRKFTR, from the coding sequence ATGACGAATTCCAACTCCGAGCATGCAACTGGCATATTATTGATGACGATTGCATTCAGCTTCGTCATATCCTCTTCACTCAACGTCTATCCACTAAGTCCTAGCATGGCGACACTGCGTCCAATGGTCATGATCATGGTGCTCATTTTTTGGCTACTATTTCAGCCACGGTATGTCGGAATCATTATCGCTTTTGTGATTGGTATTATTGCTGATTTATTGATGGATACTCGCCTTGGCCAACAAGCCTTTTCAGCTGTAATCGTTGCCATGGTGATCAAGTTTAGCAGTATTTATATCAAGCAGCTAAATGCGGCTAGCGCTTGGTTGATAGCAACAATAGGGTTACTGGCCTTTCAGTTAACGTTATGGATATTACAGCTTATTACGCAAAGTCAGTTTGTTGCTCAGTCAGGTCTGTCTTTACTTATGAGCATCATCAGTTGGCCGCTTGTGCTGTTGACACTGCGTAAATTTACTCGCTAA
- the mreC gene encoding rod shape-determining protein MreC has protein sequence MIPSIFARQPLALRRTAIALIVALILMWFDSKNPEWFNPVRNTSHAAMQPIYQFSLLPSYAAHWAKGSAQSKEALRRENVQLRSQLIHAQAKLQQQDYILAQNARLQGILSTTKPELFDLNLAQVIGTDTNLLKQIVVLNKGAQDGVQVGQTVIDEDGILGQIINVYPNTSRLLLITDDQQSVAVTIKRTGQRGIVTGEGIPTSLRLNYVFKTSDVRVGDELISSGLGGRIPAGYRVGRIAHIKDTQADNFRSIDVTPAANFVDNAYVLILQDKVISNQTKPSGFLSSKLSDLASDTEVLRPHSPSEVSSETLSAAAYPTQH, from the coding sequence ATGATCCCAAGTATTTTTGCCCGCCAACCGCTCGCACTTCGCAGGACTGCTATCGCTTTGATAGTGGCGCTGATATTGATGTGGTTCGATAGCAAAAATCCAGAATGGTTTAATCCCGTACGCAATACTAGCCATGCTGCCATGCAGCCGATTTATCAGTTCTCTTTATTGCCAAGCTATGCTGCACATTGGGCGAAAGGGAGCGCGCAATCAAAAGAAGCCTTACGTCGTGAAAACGTACAATTGAGATCACAGCTGATCCATGCACAAGCGAAACTGCAGCAGCAGGATTATATCTTGGCACAGAATGCGCGTTTGCAAGGTATCTTATCGACTACCAAACCTGAGTTGTTCGATTTGAATCTGGCTCAAGTTATTGGTACGGATACTAACTTATTAAAGCAAATCGTGGTGCTTAACAAAGGCGCGCAAGATGGCGTACAAGTTGGGCAAACGGTCATCGACGAAGATGGTATCTTGGGGCAGATTATCAATGTTTATCCAAATACCAGTCGCTTGTTATTGATCACTGATGATCAGCAGTCGGTTGCCGTGACCATCAAACGGACTGGTCAACGCGGCATCGTTACTGGAGAAGGTATACCGACCTCATTACGTCTCAATTACGTATTCAAAACCTCAGACGTACGAGTTGGCGATGAGTTAATCTCATCAGGACTTGGTGGACGTATTCCAGCAGGCTATAGAGTTGGGCGCATCGCTCACATCAAAGACACGCAAGCGGACAACTTTAGAAGTATCGATGTGACTCCAGCAGCGAACTTTGTCGATAATGCTTATGTATTGATCTTACAAGATAAAGTGATAAGCAATCAAACTAAGCCGTCAGGATTTTTGTCCTCCAAGCTCAGCGACTTGGCCAGCGATACGGAAGTGCTGCGGCCACACTCGCCTAGTGAGGTGAGCTCTGAGACCTTATCAGCAGCAGCGTATCCTACTCAGCATTAA
- a CDS encoding rod shape-determining protein: protein MNPFGFLSNNIAIDLGTANTLIFIPNRGVVLDEPTVVALRSNRTQNPTVAAVGIDAKQMLGRTPANITAIRPLKDGVIADFEVTQKMLKHFITKVKARRFMAQPNVVVCVPCKSTLVERKAIREAVSSAGANKVMLLEEPMAAAIGAGMPVHEASGSMVVDIGGGTTEIAVIALSGCVYAESIRIGGDMFDDAIITHVRRTHGCVIGETTAERIKQEVGSALSNDEQLEVEVRGRSMAEGVPKTFTVNSDEIQKALSDPLSGIVSAVKAALEQTPPELSSDIAERGIVLTGGGALLRDLDKLISQETGLPVTVAEDPLTCVSRGGGMALDFINNKSLNMIFV from the coding sequence ATGAACCCGTTTGGATTTTTATCAAATAACATCGCTATCGACCTTGGTACTGCGAATACCTTAATCTTTATTCCTAATAGAGGCGTGGTGCTCGATGAGCCTACAGTAGTCGCCCTACGTAGTAATCGCACGCAAAACCCTACGGTTGCTGCTGTTGGTATCGATGCCAAGCAGATGCTTGGTCGTACGCCTGCCAATATTACTGCCATTCGTCCTCTAAAAGATGGCGTGATTGCGGACTTTGAAGTCACGCAAAAGATGCTCAAGCATTTCATTACCAAGGTAAAAGCCAGACGGTTTATGGCGCAGCCAAATGTCGTGGTTTGTGTGCCGTGCAAGTCTACCTTGGTTGAGCGTAAAGCCATCCGTGAAGCGGTCTCATCAGCAGGAGCAAACAAAGTAATGCTGCTAGAAGAGCCAATGGCAGCTGCTATCGGTGCAGGAATGCCCGTTCATGAGGCCAGTGGTTCTATGGTGGTGGATATTGGTGGCGGTACCACTGAGATTGCGGTTATTGCCTTGTCAGGCTGTGTGTATGCAGAGTCGATTCGCATTGGCGGTGATATGTTTGATGATGCCATCATTACCCATGTACGCCGGACACATGGTTGTGTCATCGGTGAGACGACCGCTGAGCGTATCAAGCAAGAAGTGGGCTCAGCACTGAGCAACGATGAACAGCTAGAAGTAGAAGTGCGCGGCCGCAGTATGGCTGAAGGGGTACCTAAGACTTTTACGGTCAATTCAGACGAAATTCAAAAAGCACTGAGTGATCCTTTAAGTGGTATCGTAAGCGCAGTGAAAGCCGCGTTAGAGCAAACCCCACCTGAGCTGTCATCCGATATTGCCGAGCGCGGGATCGTATTGACTGGCGGCGGCGCTCTATTACGTGATTTAGATAAGCTGATCTCACAAGAGACGGGTCTACCAGTCACCGTTGCCGAAGATCCGCTTACCTGTGTCAGCCGCGGCGGTGGTATGGCGCTTGATTTTATTAATAATAAAAGCCTAAATATGATTTTTGTATAA